One Stenotrophomonas oahuensis genomic region harbors:
- the groL gene encoding chaperonin GroEL (60 kDa chaperone family; promotes refolding of misfolded polypeptides especially under stressful conditions; forms two stacked rings of heptamers to form a barrel-shaped 14mer; ends can be capped by GroES; misfolded proteins enter the barrel where they are refolded when GroES binds) produces the protein MAAKDIRFGEDARSRMVRGVNVLANAVKATLGPKGRNVVLEKSFGAPTITKDGVSVAKEIELADKFENMGAQMVKEVASRTNDDAGDGTTTATVLAQALIREGAKAVAAGMNPMDLKRGIDKAVVAAVAELKSISQPTADDKAIAQVGTISANSDESIGNIIAEAMKEVGKEGVITVEEGSGLENELDVVKGMQFDRGYLSPYFINNQQSQTADLDDPFILLYDKKISSVRDLLPVLEGVAKAGKPLLIVAEEVEGEALATLVVNTIRGIVKVVAVKAPGFGDRRKAMLEDMAVLTGGVVISEEVGLSLEKATINDLGRAKKVQVSKENTTIVDGLGDKAAVEARVARIKTQIEDTSSDYDREKLQERVAKLAGGVAVIKVGASTEIEMKEKKDRVDDALHATRAAVEEGVVPGGGVALVRAVSALAGLKGNNEDQNHGIQIALRAMEAPLREIVANAGEEPSVIVNKVKEGKGSFGYNAATGEFGDMLAFGILDPTKVTRSALQNAASIAGLMITTEAMVAESPKKDEPALGGGGMGGMGGMGGMDF, from the coding sequence ATGGCTGCCAAAGATATTCGTTTCGGTGAAGACGCTCGCTCGCGCATGGTGCGCGGCGTCAACGTGCTCGCCAATGCCGTCAAGGCCACCCTGGGCCCGAAGGGCCGCAACGTCGTGCTGGAAAAGAGCTTCGGCGCCCCGACCATCACCAAGGACGGCGTCTCCGTCGCCAAGGAAATCGAACTGGCTGACAAGTTCGAGAACATGGGCGCGCAGATGGTGAAGGAAGTCGCGTCGCGTACCAACGACGACGCCGGCGACGGTACCACCACCGCCACCGTGCTGGCCCAGGCCCTGATCCGCGAAGGTGCCAAGGCCGTGGCCGCCGGCATGAACCCGATGGACCTCAAGCGCGGTATCGACAAGGCCGTTGTGGCCGCCGTTGCCGAGCTGAAGAGCATTTCCCAGCCGACCGCTGACGACAAGGCCATTGCCCAGGTCGGCACCATCTCGGCCAACTCCGACGAGTCGATCGGCAACATCATTGCCGAAGCCATGAAGGAAGTCGGCAAGGAAGGCGTGATCACTGTTGAAGAAGGCTCGGGTCTGGAAAACGAGCTGGACGTGGTCAAGGGCATGCAGTTCGACCGCGGCTACCTGTCGCCGTACTTCATCAACAACCAGCAGTCGCAGACCGCCGACCTGGATGACCCGTTCATCCTGCTGTACGACAAGAAGATCTCCAGCGTGCGCGACCTGCTGCCGGTGCTGGAAGGCGTCGCCAAGGCCGGCAAGCCGCTGCTGATCGTCGCTGAAGAAGTCGAAGGCGAAGCGCTGGCCACCCTGGTGGTCAACACCATCCGTGGCATCGTCAAGGTTGTGGCCGTCAAGGCTCCGGGCTTCGGCGACCGTCGCAAGGCGATGCTGGAAGACATGGCCGTGCTGACCGGCGGCGTGGTGATTTCCGAAGAAGTGGGCCTGTCGCTGGAAAAGGCCACCATCAACGACCTGGGCCGCGCCAAGAAGGTGCAGGTTTCCAAGGAAAACACCACCATCGTCGATGGTCTGGGCGACAAGGCTGCCGTGGAAGCACGCGTGGCCCGCATCAAGACCCAGATCGAAGACACCTCCTCGGACTACGACCGCGAAAAGCTGCAGGAACGCGTGGCCAAGCTGGCCGGCGGCGTGGCCGTGATCAAGGTCGGTGCCTCGACCGAAATCGAAATGAAGGAAAAGAAGGACCGCGTCGACGACGCCCTGCACGCCACCCGTGCAGCCGTTGAAGAAGGCGTGGTGCCGGGCGGCGGTGTGGCCCTGGTGCGTGCCGTCAGCGCCCTGGCCGGCCTGAAGGGCAACAACGAAGACCAGAACCACGGCATCCAGATCGCCCTGCGCGCGATGGAAGCCCCGCTGCGCGAAATCGTCGCCAATGCCGGCGAAGAGCCCTCCGTGATCGTCAACAAGGTCAAGGAAGGCAAGGGCAGCTTCGGCTACAACGCCGCCACCGGCGAGTTCGGCGACATGCTGGCCTTCGGCATCCTGGACCCGACCAAGGTGACCCGTTCGGCCCTGCAGAACGCCGCTTCGATTGCTGGCCTGATGATCACCACCGAAGCCATGGTCGCCGAGTCCCCGAAGAAGGACGAGCCGGCCCTGGGCGGCGGCGGCATGGGCGGCATGGGTGGCATGGGCGGCATGGACTTCTAA
- a CDS encoding efflux RND transporter permease subunit encodes MSPLSRVIGWFVLHPVATTLLAVAVVLAGLLGLRLLPVAPLPQVDYPAINVRASLPGASPESMAANVATPLERALGTLPGLTRIDSASTQGSTQVELQFELGVDVDSAAREVQAAINASRAQLPSGMPGMPQYHKVNPSQAPILALALSSDSLSPGQVYDVASTVIAQKLAQIPGVGEVQVGGSSLPAVRVSLDPNALNQYRIALDDVAAAIRNANALKPLGSVASVSQQWQLDATLQLRTAAEYRDLIVALRDGRPVFLRDVATVGEGVEDRYASGFHNERPAVLVIVSRQPDANIIETVDAITAQMDTLQALLPTSVDMHLVMDRSPVIRATLREAELTLVLAIALVVLVVLGFLGHWRAALIPSAAIPVSLLGALAVIALLGFSLNTLSLMALIVAAVLVVDDAIVVLENIARHRELGASPLQAALRGAGEVGATLLSMNIALAVVFVSILFLDDFVERLFREFSLTLVAAMGMSLLVSLSLTPMLCARLLGAPRSGPGNRLQRAGTALFERLRNAYVRGLARMLRCLAVPLLLFVAVIGLNVWLFQQVPKGIVPKQDTAQLRGFARGDDGLSFQVMQPKIDAYRKLLLADPAISDIIGYVGGRNGVNNAFIMIKMKPLSERRVSSQQVIDRLRANLPKIPGGGLFLWVDQDIKLEGGGDSGQYEFQLLSADLEPLREWAPKVSEALRALPELVDVESQGDQGMRQVVLDIDRDAAARLGVDMRMIASVLNNAFSQRQVATLYDTLNQYRVVMELDPRYTQDPTTLDQIHVIGKDGQRLPLSAVASWRYGMAPDRIYHSQQFASIWIEFALAPGVSLDQAVQAIDRAMAGIMLPTHVQARLSGEAGGLEQLRSRQLWLVLGAMLAVYLVLGILYESAVLPLAILSTLPSAGVGALLALMAFGNELNLISLLGLFLLVGVVMKNTILIIDFALSAERGRGLSPHDAVLEAARLRFRPILMTSVAALLGCLPLMLATGEGWEMRQPLGIAIVGGLLVSQWLTLYTTPAIYLALAKVRR; translated from the coding sequence GTGAGCCCCCTATCGCGGGTGATCGGCTGGTTCGTACTGCACCCGGTGGCGACCACGCTGCTGGCAGTGGCCGTGGTGCTGGCCGGACTGCTAGGTCTGCGCCTGCTGCCAGTCGCTCCGCTGCCGCAGGTGGACTACCCGGCGATCAATGTGCGCGCCAGTCTGCCCGGGGCCAGCCCGGAGTCGATGGCGGCCAACGTGGCCACCCCGCTGGAGCGCGCACTGGGCACCCTGCCCGGCCTGACCCGGATCGATTCGGCCAGCACCCAGGGCTCCACCCAGGTGGAGCTGCAGTTCGAACTGGGCGTTGACGTCGACAGCGCAGCACGCGAAGTGCAGGCCGCCATCAACGCCTCGCGTGCGCAGCTGCCCAGCGGCATGCCGGGCATGCCGCAGTATCACAAGGTGAACCCGTCGCAGGCACCGATCCTGGCGCTGGCGTTGAGCTCGGACAGCCTCTCGCCGGGACAGGTGTACGACGTGGCTTCGACGGTGATCGCACAGAAGCTGGCGCAGATTCCGGGGGTGGGCGAGGTCCAGGTGGGCGGCAGCTCGCTGCCGGCAGTGCGGGTGTCACTGGACCCGAATGCACTGAACCAGTACCGGATCGCACTGGACGACGTGGCGGCTGCGATCCGCAATGCCAATGCGCTCAAACCCCTGGGCAGTGTGGCCAGCGTATCGCAGCAGTGGCAGCTGGATGCCACCCTGCAGCTGCGCACCGCCGCCGAGTACCGCGACCTCATCGTCGCCCTGCGCGACGGGCGTCCGGTGTTCCTGCGCGATGTGGCCACGGTCGGCGAAGGCGTGGAGGACCGCTACGCCAGTGGCTTCCACAACGAACGCCCCGCAGTGCTGGTGATTGTCAGCCGACAGCCCGACGCCAACATCATCGAAACGGTGGACGCCATCACCGCGCAGATGGACACGTTGCAGGCACTGCTGCCGACCAGCGTGGACATGCACCTGGTGATGGACCGCTCGCCGGTGATCCGCGCCACCCTGCGCGAAGCCGAACTCACCTTGGTGCTGGCCATCGCACTGGTGGTGCTGGTGGTACTCGGTTTCCTGGGTCACTGGCGTGCGGCGCTGATTCCCAGCGCGGCGATTCCGGTATCGCTGCTCGGCGCGCTGGCGGTGATCGCCCTGCTGGGCTTTTCGCTCAATACGCTGTCGCTGATGGCGCTGATCGTGGCCGCGGTGCTGGTGGTGGATGACGCCATCGTGGTGCTGGAGAACATCGCCCGCCATCGTGAGCTGGGGGCATCGCCGCTGCAGGCCGCGCTGCGTGGTGCGGGCGAAGTGGGTGCGACCCTGCTGTCGATGAACATCGCGTTGGCAGTGGTGTTTGTGTCGATCCTGTTCCTGGACGATTTTGTCGAGCGCCTGTTCCGTGAGTTCTCGCTGACCCTGGTCGCGGCCATGGGCATGTCACTGCTGGTGTCACTGAGCCTCACCCCGATGCTGTGTGCCCGCCTGCTGGGTGCGCCGCGCAGCGGGCCGGGCAACCGGCTGCAGCGTGCCGGCACGGCGCTGTTCGAGCGCCTGCGCAATGCCTATGTCCGCGGGTTGGCGCGCATGCTGCGTTGTCTGGCGGTACCACTGCTGCTGTTCGTGGCGGTGATCGGCTTGAACGTGTGGCTGTTCCAGCAGGTCCCCAAGGGCATCGTGCCCAAGCAGGACACCGCCCAGCTGCGCGGCTTCGCCCGCGGTGACGATGGGCTGAGCTTCCAGGTGATGCAGCCCAAGATCGACGCCTACCGCAAACTGCTGCTGGCCGACCCCGCCATCAGCGACATCATCGGCTATGTCGGGGGTCGCAACGGGGTCAACAACGCCTTCATCATGATCAAGATGAAGCCGCTGTCCGAGCGTCGCGTCTCCAGCCAGCAGGTGATCGATCGTCTGCGCGCGAACCTGCCGAAGATTCCCGGCGGCGGCCTGTTCCTGTGGGTCGATCAGGACATCAAGCTGGAAGGCGGCGGCGACAGCGGACAGTACGAGTTCCAGCTGCTCTCGGCCGACCTCGAACCACTGCGTGAGTGGGCACCGAAGGTAAGCGAGGCACTGCGCGCCCTGCCCGAACTGGTGGATGTGGAATCACAGGGCGACCAGGGCATGCGCCAGGTGGTGCTGGACATCGACCGTGACGCCGCCGCGCGGCTGGGGGTGGACATGCGCATGATCGCCTCGGTGCTCAACAACGCCTTCAGCCAGCGCCAGGTCGCCACGCTGTACGACACGCTCAACCAGTACCGGGTGGTGATGGAACTGGACCCGCGTTATACCCAGGACCCGACCACACTGGATCAGATTCATGTCATCGGCAAGGATGGTCAGCGCCTGCCGCTGTCAGCCGTGGCGAGCTGGCGCTATGGCATGGCCCCGGATCGGATCTACCACAGCCAGCAGTTCGCCTCGATCTGGATCGAGTTCGCGCTGGCCCCGGGGGTCAGTCTGGACCAGGCGGTGCAGGCGATTGACCGTGCCATGGCGGGCATCATGCTGCCCACGCATGTGCAGGCACGCCTGAGTGGCGAAGCGGGCGGACTGGAGCAGCTGCGCAGCCGTCAGCTGTGGCTGGTACTCGGCGCGATGCTGGCGGTGTATCTGGTGCTGGGCATTCTGTATGAAAGCGCGGTGCTGCCGCTGGCGATTCTGTCCACGCTGCCTTCGGCAGGTGTTGGCGCGCTGTTGGCACTGATGGCGTTCGGCAACGAGTTGAATCTGATCTCGCTGCTTGGCCTGTTCCTGCTGGTGGGGGTGGTGATGAAGAACACCATTCTGATCATCGACTTCGCGCTGTCGGCTGAGCGCGGTCGTGGGCTGTCGCCGCATGACGCGGTGCTGGAAGCGGCGCGGCTGCGCTTCCGCCCGATCCTGATGACCAGCGTGGCCGCACTGCTGGGTTGCCTGCCACTGATGCTGGCGACGGGCGAGGGCTGGGAGATGCGCCAGCCACTCGGCATCGCGATCGTCGGCGGGTTGCTGGTCAGCCAGTGGCTGACCTTGTACACCACGCCGGCGATCTATCTGGCCTTGGCGAAAGTGCGGCGGTAG
- the aroG gene encoding 3-deoxy-7-phosphoheptulonate synthase AroG, producing the protein MPPHTDDLRIRKIEPLTPPAQLLSMLPCDDEASDTVSASRARLHEILQGRDDRLAVVIGPCSIHDPVAAIEYAQRLKPLRDAYADDLEIVMRVYFEKPRTTVGWKGLINDPDLDGSFQINKGLRIARGLLRDINKLGLPAGVEFLDVISPQYIADLVAWGAIGARTTESQVHRELASGLSCPVGFKNGTDGNIKIAADAVGAASNPHHFLSVTKQGDTAIVATAGNPDCHVILRGGKVPNYDAENVEAASQVLGKAKLPARLMIDASHANSSKNPENQPKVIADINAQLAAGEQRIVGVMVESHLVAGRQDLVEGQPLVYGQSITDGCIGWDASVEVLESLAQAVRARRAARLSEAA; encoded by the coding sequence ATGCCCCCGCACACCGACGACCTTCGCATCCGAAAAATCGAACCGCTCACCCCGCCGGCGCAACTGCTGTCCATGCTGCCCTGTGACGATGAAGCGTCCGACACGGTCAGCGCCTCGCGCGCCCGCCTGCACGAGATCCTGCAAGGCCGTGACGACCGCCTGGCCGTGGTGATCGGGCCGTGCTCGATCCACGACCCCGTGGCCGCCATCGAGTACGCCCAGCGCTTGAAGCCGCTGCGCGATGCCTACGCCGACGACCTGGAAATCGTCATGCGCGTGTACTTCGAGAAGCCGCGCACCACGGTGGGCTGGAAGGGGCTGATCAATGATCCGGACCTGGATGGCAGCTTCCAGATCAACAAGGGCCTGCGCATTGCCCGCGGTCTGCTGCGTGACATCAACAAGCTAGGCCTGCCGGCGGGCGTTGAGTTCCTCGACGTGATCTCGCCGCAGTACATCGCCGATCTGGTGGCCTGGGGCGCGATTGGTGCGCGCACCACCGAAAGCCAGGTGCACCGTGAGCTGGCCTCGGGGCTGTCGTGCCCGGTGGGCTTCAAGAACGGCACCGACGGCAATATCAAGATCGCCGCTGATGCGGTAGGCGCGGCGTCCAATCCGCACCACTTCCTGTCGGTGACCAAGCAGGGCGACACCGCCATCGTGGCCACCGCCGGCAACCCGGATTGCCATGTGATCCTGCGCGGCGGCAAGGTGCCGAACTACGATGCAGAGAACGTCGAAGCGGCCAGCCAGGTGCTGGGCAAGGCCAAGCTGCCCGCACGCCTGATGATCGATGCCAGCCACGCCAACAGCAGCAAGAACCCGGAAAACCAGCCGAAGGTGATTGCCGATATCAATGCGCAGCTGGCCGCCGGTGAGCAGCGCATCGTAGGTGTGATGGTGGAAAGCCACTTGGTGGCCGGCCGCCAGGATCTGGTGGAAGGGCAGCCGCTGGTGTACGGGCAGAGCATCACCGATGGCTGCATCGGATGGGATGCGAGTGTAGAGGTGCTGGAGTCGCTGGCGCAGGCGGTGCGTGCGCGGCGTGCGGCACGGTTGAGCGAGGCGGCGTAA
- a CDS encoding serine hydrolase domain-containing protein: MRPFALLLSLLLPGPLLAADALPSAATVDAEMQRLMRATHAEGLALAIIDDGQVVQVHALGKRNAAGEPLTPDTVMYAASLTKAAFAYMVLQLVDEGVIDLDRPIAAYLDRPLPDYPDEKKYAPWSTLKDDPRWRQLTARMLLSHRSGFSNFAFLEPEGKLRIHFDPGTRYAYSGEGLILLQFVLERGLGLDVGTEMQRRVFDRFGMTRTSMMWREDFAGNLADGWAADGSTEPHDERSRVRAAGSMDTTPNDIARLAAGLVRGEGLSPASRREMVRAQWPITTASQFPTLQNELPPAQRRKDLAAGLGVVVFDGPQGHGFYKGGHDDAVGNTMVCVERGRRCVVILGNDVRAEAAFPALVRFVLGQTGAPWNWEYGKKEFAR; this comes from the coding sequence ATGCGCCCGTTCGCCCTGCTGCTCTCGCTGTTGCTGCCCGGCCCGCTGCTGGCCGCTGATGCCCTCCCCTCTGCTGCGACAGTCGATGCAGAAATGCAGCGCCTGATGCGCGCCACCCACGCCGAAGGTCTGGCGCTCGCGATCATTGATGACGGACAGGTGGTGCAGGTGCACGCACTTGGCAAGCGTAATGCCGCAGGTGAGCCGCTGACCCCGGACACGGTGATGTACGCCGCGTCGCTGACCAAGGCGGCATTCGCCTACATGGTGCTGCAGCTGGTCGACGAAGGCGTGATCGACCTGGATCGCCCGATTGCGGCGTATCTGGATCGCCCACTGCCGGACTATCCGGACGAGAAGAAGTACGCACCGTGGTCCACGCTGAAGGATGACCCGCGCTGGCGGCAGCTCACCGCGCGCATGCTGCTCAGCCATCGCAGTGGCTTCTCCAACTTCGCGTTCCTGGAGCCGGAAGGAAAGCTGCGCATCCACTTCGATCCCGGCACGCGATACGCCTATTCCGGCGAAGGGCTGATCCTGCTGCAGTTCGTACTGGAACGCGGGCTCGGATTGGACGTGGGCACGGAGATGCAACGCCGCGTGTTCGACCGGTTCGGAATGACCCGTACCAGCATGATGTGGCGGGAAGATTTTGCCGGCAATCTGGCCGATGGCTGGGCCGCGGACGGCAGCACCGAGCCGCATGATGAGCGCAGCCGCGTGCGCGCGGCCGGTTCGATGGATACCACACCGAACGACATTGCGCGGCTGGCGGCCGGGTTGGTGCGTGGCGAGGGTCTCTCGCCGGCCTCACGCAGGGAAATGGTGCGCGCGCAGTGGCCGATCACAACGGCCTCGCAGTTCCCCACCCTGCAGAACGAACTACCGCCGGCGCAGCGCCGCAAGGACCTGGCCGCCGGTTTGGGCGTGGTGGTGTTCGATGGGCCGCAGGGGCATGGGTTCTACAAGGGCGGTCACGACGACGCGGTGGGCAACACAATGGTGTGTGTTGAGCGCGGACGGCGATGCGTGGTGATTCTGGGCAATGACGTGCGTGCGGAGGCCGCGTTTCCCGCGCTGGTGCGGTTTGTATTGGGGCAAACCGGGGCACCGTGGAACTGGGAATACGGAAAGAAGGAATTCGCCCGGTAG
- a CDS encoding MdtB/MuxB family multidrug efflux RND transporter permease subunit, producing MNLSRPFIERPVATTLLMVALLLSGVLAYRLLPVAALPQVDYPIIQVTTLYPGASPGVTTSAVTAPLERQLGQIPGLKQMSSTSSGGASVITLQFTLDVALGVAEQEVQAAINAADSFLPDDLPVPPVYRKVNPADTPILTLAVTSQSLALPQVYDLVDTRMAQRLSQLPGVGLVSLAGGQRPAVRIQVNPTALAANGLSMGHIRDAIGAANVNMPKGSFDGPTRAIMLDANDQMRSVREYQQLILAYRDGAPLRLGDVATVEDGAENRELAAWSGTTPAVLINIQRQPGANVIAVVDRVRELLPQLQASLPKGVDVVVLSDRTESIRASIRGVRHELVIAIALVVMVTFVFLRNIPATIIPSIAVPLSLVGTFGVMLLAGFSLNNLTLMALTIATGFVVDDAIVMLENIARHLERGETPRQAALKGAKQIGFTLISLTLSLIAVLIPLLFMADVVGKLFHEFAITLAVAIGISLLVSLTLTPMMCARLLKAGHATRRDPDGQESAQQGDPFDRVVAMYDRQLHWVLQRQPLMLGATVATLLLTALLYLWVPKGFFPVQDAGLIQGISEAPQSISFQAMAQRQQALADALLQDEDVASLSSYIGVDASNATLNSGRLLIELKPHAQRDAGAAAIIERLQQRVAQVPGIRLYLQPVQELGIEDRISRTQYQFTLTSPDNAELAQWTPKLLAHLQQQAALRDVASDLQDRGLQAHVLIDRVAAARLGISVDAVADALYDAFGQRQISTIFTQANQYRVVLEARPDAAFGPDAIERIHVAGVDGRPVPLSGIARIEQRPAHLLINHVGQFPAVTFSFNLAPDASLGEAVASIEGARNAIGLPASVELRLQGAADAFRASLSSTLWLVLAAVVVMYLVLGVLYESFIHPITILSTLPSATVGALLALLLSGRSLDLIAVIGIVLLIGLVKKNAIMMIDFALEAEREHGLDPRRAIHQAALLRFRPILMTTLAALFGAIPLMFASGSGAELRQPLGLVMVGGLIVSQVLTLFTTPVIYLFFDRFRRRAEADEHVAEANA from the coding sequence ATGAACCTCTCGCGCCCGTTCATTGAGCGCCCGGTAGCGACCACGCTGCTGATGGTGGCGCTGCTGCTGTCTGGCGTGCTGGCGTATCGGCTGCTGCCGGTGGCCGCCCTGCCGCAGGTGGACTACCCGATCATCCAGGTGACCACGCTGTATCCCGGTGCCAGCCCAGGCGTGACCACCAGTGCAGTGACCGCGCCGCTGGAGCGGCAGCTGGGGCAGATTCCCGGTCTGAAGCAGATGTCGTCCACCAGCTCCGGTGGTGCTTCGGTGATCACCCTGCAGTTCACCCTGGACGTGGCGCTGGGTGTGGCCGAACAGGAAGTGCAGGCGGCGATCAATGCCGCCGACAGCTTCCTGCCCGACGACCTGCCGGTGCCGCCGGTGTACCGCAAGGTCAATCCCGCCGACACGCCGATTCTGACCCTGGCAGTGACCTCGCAGAGCCTGGCCCTGCCGCAGGTGTATGACCTGGTCGACACGCGCATGGCGCAACGTCTGTCGCAGCTGCCGGGCGTGGGCCTGGTCAGTCTGGCCGGTGGGCAGCGTCCGGCGGTTCGCATCCAGGTCAACCCGACCGCCCTGGCGGCCAACGGATTGAGCATGGGCCACATCCGCGATGCGATCGGTGCGGCCAACGTCAACATGCCCAAGGGCAGCTTCGATGGTCCCACCCGCGCGATCATGCTTGATGCCAACGACCAGATGCGCTCGGTACGGGAGTACCAGCAGCTGATCCTGGCCTACCGCGATGGCGCGCCGCTGCGCCTGGGCGACGTGGCCACTGTGGAAGACGGAGCCGAGAACCGTGAGCTGGCGGCATGGTCCGGTACCACGCCGGCGGTGCTGATCAACATCCAGCGCCAGCCCGGTGCCAACGTGATCGCGGTGGTGGACCGGGTGCGTGAGCTGCTGCCGCAGTTGCAGGCGTCGCTGCCCAAGGGTGTGGACGTGGTGGTGCTGAGTGACCGTACCGAGTCGATCCGTGCGTCCATCCGCGGCGTGCGGCACGAACTGGTGATCGCCATCGCGCTGGTGGTGATGGTCACCTTCGTGTTCCTGCGCAACATCCCGGCCACGATCATTCCCAGCATCGCGGTGCCGCTGTCGCTGGTGGGCACGTTTGGGGTGATGCTGCTGGCCGGGTTCTCGCTCAACAATCTGACGCTGATGGCGCTGACCATCGCCACCGGCTTCGTGGTCGACGATGCGATCGTGATGCTGGAGAACATCGCGCGTCATCTGGAGCGCGGAGAGACGCCGCGCCAGGCGGCGCTGAAGGGCGCGAAGCAGATCGGCTTCACCCTGATCTCGCTGACACTTTCGCTGATCGCCGTGCTGATCCCGCTGCTGTTCATGGCCGACGTGGTCGGCAAGCTGTTCCATGAATTTGCGATCACCCTGGCGGTGGCCATCGGCATCTCGCTGCTGGTGTCGCTGACCCTCACCCCGATGATGTGCGCTCGCCTGCTCAAGGCCGGTCATGCCACCCGCCGCGATCCGGACGGGCAGGAATCGGCCCAGCAGGGTGACCCGTTCGACCGTGTGGTGGCGATGTACGACCGCCAGCTGCACTGGGTGCTGCAGCGCCAGCCGCTGATGCTGGGGGCCACCGTGGCCACGCTGCTGCTGACCGCGCTGCTGTATCTGTGGGTGCCCAAGGGCTTCTTCCCGGTGCAGGACGCCGGGCTGATCCAGGGCATCAGCGAGGCACCGCAGTCGATCTCGTTCCAGGCCATGGCCCAGCGCCAGCAGGCACTGGCCGATGCCCTGCTGCAGGACGAGGACGTGGCCAGCCTGTCGTCCTACATCGGCGTGGACGCCAGCAACGCCACGCTCAACAGCGGTCGCCTGCTGATCGAGCTGAAGCCACACGCACAGCGCGACGCCGGCGCAGCGGCCATCATCGAACGCCTGCAGCAGCGGGTGGCGCAGGTGCCGGGCATCCGCCTGTACCTGCAGCCGGTGCAGGAGCTGGGCATCGAAGACCGGATCAGCCGCACCCAGTATCAGTTCACCCTGACCAGCCCCGACAACGCCGAGCTGGCGCAGTGGACGCCCAAGCTGCTGGCGCACCTGCAACAGCAGGCCGCCCTGAGGGACGTGGCCAGCGATCTGCAGGATCGCGGCCTGCAGGCCCACGTGTTGATCGACCGGGTTGCGGCGGCACGTCTGGGCATCAGCGTGGATGCGGTGGCCGACGCGCTGTACGACGCGTTCGGGCAGCGCCAGATCTCCACCATCTTCACCCAGGCCAACCAGTACCGCGTGGTACTGGAGGCGCGTCCGGATGCCGCGTTTGGTCCGGATGCGATCGAGCGCATCCATGTGGCCGGTGTCGATGGCCGGCCCGTGCCGCTGAGTGGCATCGCCCGCATCGAACAGCGTCCGGCGCATCTGCTGATCAATCACGTGGGGCAGTTCCCGGCGGTGACGTTCTCGTTCAACCTCGCACCCGACGCGTCACTGGGCGAGGCGGTGGCCAGCATCGAAGGCGCACGCAATGCCATCGGCCTGCCGGCCAGCGTGGAGCTGCGCCTGCAGGGTGCCGCCGATGCGTTCCGTGCTTCTCTGTCGAGCACGCTGTGGCTGGTGCTGGCCGCTGTGGTCGTGATGTACCTGGTGCTGGGCGTGCTGTATGAGAGCTTCATCCATCCCATCACCATTCTGTCCACCCTGCCCTCGGCCACCGTGGGCGCACTGCTGGCACTGCTGCTGAGTGGTCGCAGCCTGGACCTGATCGCAGTGATCGGCATCGTGCTGCTGATCGGCCTGGTGAAGAAGAACGCGATCATGATGATCGACTTCGCGCTGGAAGCCGAACGCGAGCACGGTCTTGATCCGCGCCGGGCGATCCACCAGGCGGCGCTGTTGCGCTTCCGCCCGATTCTGATGACCACGCTGGCGGCGCTGTTCGGCGCGATTCCGCTGATGTTCGCCAGCGGCTCCGGCGCGGAACTACGCCAGCCGCTGGGACTGGTGATGGTGGGTGGCCTGATTGTCAGCCAGGTGTTGACCCTGTTCACCACCCCGGTGATCTACCTGTTCTTCGACCGCTTCCGCCGCCGCGCGGAGGCCGATGAGCACGTGGCCGAGGCCAACGCGTGA
- a CDS encoding co-chaperone GroES: MSIKPLHDRVVVKPIEADEISAGGIVIPDSAKEKSTKGEVVAVGPGKPLDNGSVRAPALKVGDKVIYGQYAGSTYKADGIEYKVLREDDVLAVIG, from the coding sequence ATGAGCATCAAGCCGCTTCACGACCGCGTCGTGGTCAAGCCGATCGAAGCCGACGAAATTTCGGCCGGTGGCATCGTGATCCCGGATTCGGCCAAGGAAAAGTCCACCAAGGGTGAAGTCGTGGCCGTGGGCCCGGGCAAGCCGCTGGACAACGGCAGCGTGCGCGCGCCGGCCCTGAAGGTGGGCGACAAGGTGATCTACGGCCAGTACGCCGGCAGCACCTACAAGGCAGACGGCATCGAGTACAAGGTGCTGCGCGAAGACGACGTGCTGGCCGTCATCGGCTGA